AACAACGCTGTTGTATATTTCTTTTTCTTTTTCCAAATCAACTCTTGGAACAATTCCCTCCTCTGTGTTGTGGATAACTTTGTAGTATTCGCTTCCTCCCATTTCATCCTTAGTTTCATTTGTGATGATTAAAACATCTCCTTCCTTAATCTTGTTAAATACTCCTGGAACCTTTTCAACATCCTCTACAATTCCAACAACCGCTATGGCAGGTGTTGGGTTTATTGGGTAATCTTTATCATCAATTATTGTCTCATTGTATAAACTTACGTTTCCTCCAACAACTGGGATATCAAAGAACTCAGCAGCATCTGCCAAACCTTTAACACACTCTTTTAATTGCCAGTATCTTTCAGGCCTCTCTGGATTTCCAAAGTTCAAGTTGTCGAGCATTGCAATTGGCTTAGCCCCTACTGTTGCTAAATTCCTAACACTTTCTGCAACTGCATTAACTGCCCCAACATAAGGATTTAGTTTGCAGTATGTTGAGTTACAGTCAGCAGTTAATGCAATACCCTTTGGATATGCCTCAACTAACCTTAAAACTGCAGCATCTTTTCCTGGTTTTACAACAGTCCTTATTTGAACTTCATGGTCATATTGTTGATAAATCCACTCTTTTGAGCAAATATTTGGGCTTTCAAGCAATTTTAATAAAACTTCATTCAAGTCCTCTGGCATTTTTATTTTTTCTTTGTCATCCTTTTTCTCTTTTAAATCCTCTTTTTCTTCTCTATGTAATAATGGTGCCTCACAAAGTAAATCTAAAGGTAAATCAACGACAACTTCTCCTTTATACTTTGCCACTATTCTTTTTGTGTCTGTTGTTTTTCCTATCACTGATGCAGGTAACTCATACTTTTCAAATATCTTAATAATCTCTTCCTCTGCTCCTGGCTTAACTGCTAAGAGCATCCTCTCCTGGCTCTCTGAAACCATAATTTCGTATGGTGTCATTCCCTCTTCTCTTAAAATAACGTTTTCTAAATAAAGCTCTGCCCCAACACCTCCACCATAACACATCTCTGAGCATGCTGATGTTATTCCTGCTGCTCCTAAATCCTTCATTGCCTTAACTTTTCCTGTTTTGCATGCCTCTAAAACCGCATCAATTAAACACTTCTCTGTAAATGCATCTCCAATTTGGACACTTGGTCTGTCTTCTTCACTCTCACTTGTTAAGTCCTTTGAAGCAAATGAGGCCCCACCAATACCATCTCTTCCTGTTGAACCAACTAAAATTAAGGATAATCCCGGTTCTCTTGCTTTTCCGGTTATTATTTCATTTTCCTTAACCAACCCTATACACACAACATTAACTAAGTTGTTGTAGTCGAATGAACTATCAAACTCACACTCTCCTCCAACGGTAGGAACTCCAATTCTATTCCCATAATCCCCAATACCTTTAACAACACCTTCAATGAGCCATCTTACTTTATCTTTTTCTTTTCCATTTATATCTCCAAACCTCAATGGGTCTAATAATGCTATTGGTTGTGCTCCCATTGATAAAATATCTCTCACAATTCCTCCAACTCCTGTTGCTGCCCCGTTGTATGGATCTATGTATGATGGGTGGTTGTGGCTTTCCATAGCCAATGCTATACATAAATCTCCATCAACTCTAACTATAGCCGCATCATCTCCAGGACCAACAACTATATTTTTGTTGTCTTCCTTTATTGTTTTTGCAAACATTCTTAACAATGCTTTTGAAGACCTGTAAGCACAGTGCTCACTCCATAAGTTCTCAAACATTCCGATTTCTACATCATTTGGCTTTCTTCCCAATTTTTCCTCAATATATTTCAAATCATTTAAGTCCATACTCTTCCTCCTCATTCCTTATAAATGCTTATAAAAAATCAGTTTGTAGTAAAATCATAATTACTCATCAAGTTTTTTAATTTTTTCTAAGGTGTTACCGTAGTTTCCATCAAACATATAAATATATAACTACATCAATATACTTTAAATATTAAAATCTCAACATCATAATACCAATATCGTCTGCAAAATTTATAAATATTTAAATACGTGATGGGAATTAGTGTTAATCATAAATCTAAATTATCAAAAATATTATTTCAGCATTTTAATAAAAAAGTTTATATATCTCTAACTTTATTGAAAATTAGTTGTTAATTTAATATTAATAAGTTTTAGTTAAACTTTTTGTTTAATTTATTAAAGTGGAAATATATTTATTTTTATTGTAGGGATATTTTGGATATAGGGGGGAGAATGAAGATATCAATAATGCATGCCTGAAATTGACGTTGATCTTGTAAACAGAAAGCTTGCTGAAATTATAGTCGTGTGCGAATTTTTAAACTTATTTATATATTAATGAATTTCTAAATAACATTTATCCATCCTTAAAATTTGAAATAAGCTTTATCAATAGCATATTTTCAATTTTTAGTGCACGACTATAAACAACTACTTGGTGAACTCAAAGACATCGTTAAATTAGGCTTGGAAAAATTTTTATCTGACTCATACATTAGGATGTTTCAGATCTGGAGGAGTTTATTAAGGAGGTAAGGGATTATGTTGGTAAGCAAGGAAAAAATAAAGAAAAAGATTAAGGAAATTCTGGCTGAAAAAGATGAGGTCATCTTTGCATATCTTCACGGCAGTTTCAACGAGATTTACTTCAGAGATGTTGATATTGCAGTTTATGTTGACGAGAACAAGGTAGGGGATTTTTTGGATTATGAACTAAAGATCTCTGCGGAGATTGAAAAAACTGTAAGATTGCCTGTTGATGTTAAAGTCCTGAATTCTGCACCACTGAGCTTTAAGTATAGGGCTATTAAGGGCGAACTCTTGATCAGTAAGAACGAAGAAGTTAGGTTAAGATTCATAGAGAGGGTTTTAATGGAATACTTGGACTTCAAACCTATAGAAGAGAAAATAATAGAGGAAATTTTAACGGTATAACATTTAGGATATCAAGTGAATAATTTTTATGTGTGGTATTATGGCTGTTGCATTACCTAAGTTATATGAGTTAATACTTAAAAAGGTTAAGAATGAAAAAGAAGCAAAAGAGATTTATGATATTATTTTGGAATTGAATAAGGAAAATAAAATCATAATTAAAAATGAGTTAAAAGATGAGTTAAAAAATGAGTTAGCTACAAAAGAAGATATCTACATTTTAGAAGAAAAAATGAATGTAATGGAAGAACGATTAATGAGATATGTAGATAATAAATTCAACCAGTTGGATAAAAAAATAACGGTTGGTTTTGTAATTATAATACTACTGTATATATTAACTAATCCTAATGCTATAGAGTTGATAAAATTGTTATTTGGATTAAAATAACGATAAATATGCTAATTTAAGATTACTTGTGTAGAAAGGTATAAACAACTTTAACCCAATAAAAACACGAACACTAGAAATTTTAACGATATAATGTATATTTGGTTAATTTAGGAAGGTGATTAGAAATGTCATTAGATAATTTAGTTTCAGTTATTATTCCCACTTACAATTCAGAAAAAACTATTGGTATATGTTTAGAATCTATAAAAAATCAAACTTATAAAAATATTGAAATAATTGTTGTTGATAAATTTTCTAACGATAATACTGTTGAAATTGCTAAGAAATATACTGATAAAGTTTTTGTTATAAATGCTAAAGAAATGTGAATAAAAGAACTGTAGAAAAAAATTTGTTTGATGTGTATATTAGTTTAAAAAATTCTGCAATAACTATAAATAAGTTTGAAGAGGGATACATTGATGAAAGTGTCTATAGTTGTCCCCACATACAACGAAGCCGAAAATATAAAGAAATTGATACCTTTATTAGATTCTGTTTTGAAGGATTATAATCATGAGATTATAATTGTAGATGATAACAGCCCGGATGGAACAGCTGAGGTTGCTAAGAAGTTGACTGAGAAATATCCAGTTAAGGTTATTGTAAGAGAAAAAAAGTTAGGGTTAGCTTCAGCAATTCTTGAAGGAATAAAAAGCGCTAGAGCAGAATTAGTTGTTGTGATGGATGCTGATTTACAACATCCTCCAGAGTATGTTTTAGAACTTCTTAAGAATTCTAATGGTTACGATATCGTAATAGCTTCTAGATACGTTAAGGGCGGCGAAATAGAGGGTTGGAGCATTTTCAGAAAGGTAATATCAAAGGGTGCTTCTCTGTTAGCCAAGATCATGCTACCCAAAATTAGAAAGATAAAAGATCCAGAATCAGGCTTCTTTTTAGTTAGAAGAAGTAAAATATTAGCCATTGCAGATAAAATAAATCCAACTGGTTTTAAGTTTTTACTGGAAGTATTATGTGTTGGAGACTTCAAGGTTAAGGAAATTCCTTATACTTTTAGACCAAGAGAACATGGAAAAAGTAAATTTAACTTTAAAGAAGTTATTAACTACATAAAATTACTTTTAAGACTTTCAGATTACAGAGTGATTAAGTTCGGTATAGTTGGTGCTACTGGAATTGTTGTTAACGAAGGTTTACTTTACATTTTAGTTTTGTTGGGTTGTCCTCTGTATATTGCAAGCCTCGTAGCAATTGAATCTTCAATTCTCTCAAACTTTATTCTAAACGATTTATGGACATTTAAAGATAGGAAAGAAGGTTCATTCATCTCAAGATGTCTGAAATATCATGGAGCTGTAGCCTTAGGAGCCGTAGTTAATTTCATAACTTTACTGGCCCTGGTTTCTTTGGGAGTTCATTATTTAATAGCAAATTTAATAGGAATATCTTTAGGTTTCGTTGTAAATTATATTGGAAGTGAGGTGGTAGTGTGGTCAAGATGGGGAAGAAATTTTTAGTTGGCATAACAAGTATAATAACGAAACTGAAAGGTAAACAATCAAGAATGAGAAATAAAGAGAGTTCTAATAGAAATTTAGAGAGAATTTTTAAATTCTTTCTTGCAATCTTGCTTTTTAAGTACTCTCTTGAGTTTTATTGGACTGGATTATTGACTTATCCATGGGATATAGCTTTAATGATGAGTATGCATTTCATTGCGGTGCTTCTCTTAATAGATAGCGTTCTAGAAATATTTAATACAAGCTTTCTTAGTTATATTGGAGCTGGATTATTACTAAGCAGTGTTCTTGTTCTGTTCACAGTTTACTTTAAAGAACCACACTTTGGTACAGATGGAATTCTCTTCTCTAGGTATGCGATAGATCTGCTCTTCAATGGTGAGAATCCCTACTCACACTCTATGCTCCCAGCATATGAAAAATATGGGTTAAATTATCGGTGGACCACACCTACTCTCGAAGGGGGTATAGTTGATAGGTTCAGTTATCCCCCTTTGGGCTTCCTAATATTTATTCCCCTTTTTCTCTTGGGTATTCCGGACTTAAACGCAACAACAATACTTTTCTTTGTTCTTACCTTATTGTTCCTATGCTACGAAGCAAGAAGACTATGGCTTCTTCCAGTAATAGTAATGTTTCTAGACCCAAACCTTTTTCTTTTCTCGGTTGGGGGCGTCTATGACATAATATGGGTTTTCTTTCTCCTGCTTGCAATGAAATTTTTCTATGAGAAACAAAGGGTTCTTTCAGCTGTTTTTCTCGGGCTTGCAATTTCAGTTAAACAAACACCTGCACTTACAATTCCATTTATCTTGATATATTTACTTAAAGCATCTGGGATGAAAGATACTTTTAAGTATGCCCTTACAGTCGGAGCGACTTTTATTATTATAAGCCTACCTTTTCTTTTATGGGATCCCAAATCTTACTTGGCAGGGGTGCTAGCTCCTCTCTCTGGAATTATGCATGGAATGGGATTAGCTTCCCTCGTCTATTTTGGGCATATTAACCTTCACCCAGCGTTCTTTAGGGTGGCGGTGAGTGTGATCCTTGCGACACTTTTGGCTCTTTACTGGATAAATTTTGACAAGCTGAAGCACTCATGCTGGTTCATGCCTATGCTTATTCTATGGTTTCACATGAGGAGTTTGCAGAACTATTTTATCTCTTTTGTGCCAGTAGCAATGTATATTTTTATTCTATGGCAAAAAGGTAAGATTAGAGGGATCAAGCATGAAGATTAAGAAGAGACTCAACCCCAAAATTCTCAATGCTATAATCCTTGGTTGTTGTGGTATAGCACTCATTGCTAGCGCCCTATACTACTCTAATCAAAATCTTAAAGTAGAAATAGAACTGTTTTCTGCTAATGACACCCATGAAATATATCGATACGATGAGCTTACTATTAGACTTAAGAATCTCGAATCTTTTACGATCAATCCAATCTTCTTTATAAATAACGGTGTTGACAAGAAATCTTGGGATATTGTTACTGGACCCAAAAGTTTGAAGTCTGGAGAGGAGGCCATTTATGTTCTTAGGGCACCAGATGCGGATGTTGCTATAGAGGCGAATAAAAGCTTCTATATAGAGGTTAGAGATTTATCTACAGGTTTTTCATCGTTTTCCCAACACTATAAGCTTTCATCTCTTCGCTTCCCAGGTATTCAGAACCCAAGCTTCTATTATTGGACATACGACCCTACCAAGAATATACACAAGCCATTCGCTTGGGATGCAACATGGTGGAAGATCGAGAAAGGAGAGGTAGCTGTACTAGAGAAAAAAGAGAATGCTGTTTACTTGGCTGTAAGCAACCTAACAAGGAAAAGTGGTAGTTGGCTAATGAGCGGAGTCCAGCAAGCTGTAGATTTCCCAAAGAAGTTGAGAATTGTTGTAAAACCTATGTTTAGTACTCCGATATCAAAATATCCTCCTTATGCGGCAGGTATCGAATTAGCAGACGGAAACAAAAGAGTTTGGATCGTGTTTACGAATGAAACAGACGAGCCAATACTTTTGAAGAGGTATGGAGAACTTACGTACGCACTTTACTTTGTTCCTACAAAAATTGGTAAGTGGAACAATATCACAGTAAATGTAGAGAGTATCTACAAAGAGATGGGTTGGAATTTACCTCCTAAAATTCTAGTAAAAAGAGAAGGAAATTTGTTGAAAATTAGAGAAGTAAATCTTTTAGCGTTTGTTGCTTGCTATCCCGGAAGTGAATGTAAAAAATTTGAAGTTTATTATAAGCTAATTAAATGTGAAGAGCGCCTTTAAAGCAATGTCTTTAAGTCTTTGACTATCTCCTTTCACTTTGTAGAACTTTTATCTCTTTAGCTCAAATATCGACATTTTACTATTTTCGTACTCTTTTTTAAATCTCTCATCCTTCTCTAACAGGTTTTTGAACAGTTTTGGATGTTCACCGGGGTAATAATCGTATATGGCTATATGAGTTGTGTTAAGCTTCTTATTTATCTTATAAAACTCATCTAAATCAATATTTCCAGTCCATTCCATAAGTCTTAGTTCTTGTATCTCTTTCCAGTGTTTAGTTCCCTCATCGTACCAACCGTTTGTAACTTCTTTTCCTGCATAAGCTGGAATTAAGTATGCGTGCCAATTCCAAAATCCAATCCCCCAAACTCTCTTAATATCTTCATTATATTTTATAAATTCCAATCCGTCTTTTAACTCTTTATCTAAGACAAAAGGCTTGAAGCTTGTATAGGCTTTAGTAAAAGCAGAAACATGATCAACAATCAAAATAATTAAGAATATTGCAAATAAAGCAACTATCACCTTCCGATTTTCAAATTTCTTCAAAACTCCATATAACGAGAAAGTTCCATAACCTGCTATAATAGAAAGGAATGGAACCATGTAAAACCAGAACCTTGCAACATCGAGCTGATTTGAAAATGGAATATATTTGTAAATAACAGTCGTTGTTCCAAAACTTACCAAAAAAAGTGTTAAAAAGCTCCAGAATATTGAAAGGGCATCTTTCGATCCTTTATAGTGTGCAAAAGCTCCGCCTATAACTCCAAGAAGAAGTAAAGTTATTCCAATATAAGAAGGATAAACGTGTAAGCCTATAAGATTTTTATCAAACATAGCCTTGAAGTAAAACTGCTTGGTGAAAAACCAGCCACCTTCTAAAGGTCTTTTGAACCCTATTTCCCCTATTCCTTCCACGAACGGTAATAGCCACCAAGATGAAATTGCAAAACCTATAATTAAAGTGATACTTAAAGCTTTTATAAAAATATTAATTCTCTCAAAATATAAAAGCTCTGCTAAAGTTAAAGCAATAAAAACTATTGCCAGTGCATATGCTGTTAGGTGGTGAGTTAAAATTGTTAGTCCAAAGCATACGCCAGCTAAGAGAGCATAACGAAGGTTTTCTGTTTTCACGCATCTCTTAAGGAAATATACCGTAAAGAGCATAAAAGGTAAAGCACAGACAGTAGGGTACCATCCCCACAGACTGATAGAAGAAAACAGCGGATAAGAAGTCAAGAATAAAAATGAAGAGAAGAAAGAACTCCACTCTCCCATTCCTATTTCTCTTGAAAGTAAATATACTGCGTATCCACAAAGGAAAAAGCTTAGAAATATAAAAATCTTATAAGCTAAGACTTCTCCAAAACCAAGAAATGAGAGAATACCAGCTGTCCAGTAGCTTAAAGGAGGATAATATTTGAACGGAGGATAACCACCATACCAATAAGGATCCCAGAAAGGTACTTGCCCCTTTTCTATTAAAGATTTCGACACAAGCCAAATTTTTTCAAGGTGGCTTGGAGTGTCAACCCCTGGAGGGAGATTTGAATTTAAAAAGGGATGGAGAACAATACTTGTAAGAAGGAAGAGTAGTAGAACTTTTGAATATACTTTAATACGTTTACCATAAAAAAGGAAGAGTTTATATGGTTTTTCTTTATTGTATAGCATGTTTATTCACCCATAGTTTTTTCTTTATTTAGATTATTATCATTTGTTTTAACCCTTGTAAATTACCCCTCCAAAACACAGCACACCTAGGAATACACTTCATAAAAATAATTTAGTTTATGCTATAAAAATATTAACATCTTTTAGTATGAGAGACATAGATACTAAAAGCTAGAGTATTCAAAAGATTGGAAATTTGATGGAAAAGAACCTTTAAAGGCTTATGGTGTTGTTAATGCCTATAAATATGATGGAGAAAAAGAAATGAAAATAGTTTATGAAAGATTTTATAAAATATGCCTACCATCTTATATAATTTCATTACTTGCCTTTATTTTGTGTATGGGTTATTTAGTTAAAAATAAGGTGTTAAATCATGGAAGATAAAATCTCAGAATATAGGGAAATAGTTTTACAAACTTTTGTGATGTTGTTTATTATTTATGTCTTTATTCTTATATATAAACACTACAACCCCTACGCCCTACCAGGGGTAGAAAAGAGATTTTTGTATCTTTTGATAATATTGGGGGTTATAGTGATTATATTCTACATCCAAAAATTAAACAAATTACTAAACTTCATAATAAATACATCAAACAAAATCTTTAAACCCATAATTTCACTATCTGTGGGGCAAAAATTTGTTTTATTGGCTATAATTTTTTTAATCACCTCTGCAATTGATCTTGCATTAAGTAAGGAGTATCTTGCAAACGTAGATGCTATGATAGCATACTATTTCCTAGTACTTGGTGTTTTAAATTTACTTTTTGAGTATGGAAGTGAATCCTTTCCAAAATTACGAACATGTTTAAGCTTAATTATATTGAGCATATTAATTTACTATACTCCTCAAATTACGAAGTTGTATCCTAAAGCATACCTCATCCCCATCATTATTGTCATCTTTATTCTAATTTTATCAAAAATTAAAATAAAGTTAATAAAATAAAGCACTGTTGTATCCTGAAATTATTTCGTTGTTCATGTTCATGTTATCACCTCTTTATTGCATTTGGTATTTTCGAAGTATACTTCGTATGGGGTTTTAAAACTTAATGAGCGGTGTGGTTTTATTTGGTTGTGCCATTCAACGAATTCTTTCAGGTTGTTGAACTTGTCCAGTCGATATTCAACTTCCCTATTTATTCTTTCAACTTTTCCTATCGTTTGAGGGTGTCTGATTGAGGTTTTTATATGTAAAATTTCCCTTTCCATCAGGAACTTCTGGAATCTCGAGATTCCACCCCTTGCAGGGACGAATTGGGTTCCATTGTCAGTTAATATCTTTTTCGGCGTTCCATGCTTTTCAAAGCATTCTTCTAAAGCCGAGATAACAACGTCGGTTGTAGCTTCTTCGTAAATTCCAGCGTGTAGGATGAATCTACTGTGATCATCAATTATTAACAGGAGATTATATCTAACTCCATCCACATCTACGATTTTAAAATCCATCTGCCACATTTCGTTAGGTTTTGAAGCGCTGAATCGCTTTGGCTTTTTCTTTCTTTTCTTCTTTCT
The sequence above is a segment of the Methanotorris igneus Kol 5 genome. Coding sequences within it:
- the purL gene encoding phosphoribosylformylglycinamidine synthase subunit PurL encodes the protein MDLNDLKYIEEKLGRKPNDVEIGMFENLWSEHCAYRSSKALLRMFAKTIKEDNKNIVVGPGDDAAIVRVDGDLCIALAMESHNHPSYIDPYNGAATGVGGIVRDILSMGAQPIALLDPLRFGDINGKEKDKVRWLIEGVVKGIGDYGNRIGVPTVGGECEFDSSFDYNNLVNVVCIGLVKENEIITGKAREPGLSLILVGSTGRDGIGGASFASKDLTSESEEDRPSVQIGDAFTEKCLIDAVLEACKTGKVKAMKDLGAAGITSACSEMCYGGGVGAELYLENVILREEGMTPYEIMVSESQERMLLAVKPGAEEEIIKIFEKYELPASVIGKTTDTKRIVAKYKGEVVVDLPLDLLCEAPLLHREEKEDLKEKKDDKEKIKMPEDLNEVLLKLLESPNICSKEWIYQQYDHEVQIRTVVKPGKDAAVLRLVEAYPKGIALTADCNSTYCKLNPYVGAVNAVAESVRNLATVGAKPIAMLDNLNFGNPERPERYWQLKECVKGLADAAEFFDIPVVGGNVSLYNETIIDDKDYPINPTPAIAVVGIVEDVEKVPGVFNKIKEGDVLIITNETKDEMGGSEYYKVIHNTEEGIVPRVDLEKEKEIYNSVVKLINKGIVNEAVDCSRGGLAVAIAKLCINNNIGAELDLSEYNKNNLREDILLFSETSGRIILAVDERHVEEVLKETKGYVIGKVKGNKLTIKLDGKELINLEVEKLAKAYKEAFPRFMGYFIDSNKRNI
- a CDS encoding nucleotidyltransferase domain-containing protein gives rise to the protein MLVSKEKIKKKIKEILAEKDEVIFAYLHGSFNEIYFRDVDIAVYVDENKVGDFLDYELKISAEIEKTVRLPVDVKVLNSAPLSFKYRAIKGELLISKNEEVRLRFIERVLMEYLDFKPIEEKIIEEILTV
- a CDS encoding glycosyltransferase family 2 protein — translated: MSLDNLVSVIIPTYNSEKTIGICLESIKNQTYKNIEIIVVDKFSNDNTVEIAKKYTDKVFVINAKEM
- a CDS encoding glycosyltransferase — protein: MKVSIVVPTYNEAENIKKLIPLLDSVLKDYNHEIIIVDDNSPDGTAEVAKKLTEKYPVKVIVREKKLGLASAILEGIKSARAELVVVMDADLQHPPEYVLELLKNSNGYDIVIASRYVKGGEIEGWSIFRKVISKGASLLAKIMLPKIRKIKDPESGFFLVRRSKILAIADKINPTGFKFLLEVLCVGDFKVKEIPYTFRPREHGKSKFNFKEVINYIKLLLRLSDYRVIKFGIVGATGIVVNEGLLYILVLLGCPLYIASLVAIESSILSNFILNDLWTFKDRKEGSFISRCLKYHGAVALGAVVNFITLLALVSLGVHYLIANLIGISLGFVVNYIGSEVVVWSRWGRNF
- a CDS encoding glycosyltransferase 87 family protein; the protein is MGKKFLVGITSIITKLKGKQSRMRNKESSNRNLERIFKFFLAILLFKYSLEFYWTGLLTYPWDIALMMSMHFIAVLLLIDSVLEIFNTSFLSYIGAGLLLSSVLVLFTVYFKEPHFGTDGILFSRYAIDLLFNGENPYSHSMLPAYEKYGLNYRWTTPTLEGGIVDRFSYPPLGFLIFIPLFLLGIPDLNATTILFFVLTLLFLCYEARRLWLLPVIVMFLDPNLFLFSVGGVYDIIWVFFLLLAMKFFYEKQRVLSAVFLGLAISVKQTPALTIPFILIYLLKASGMKDTFKYALTVGATFIIISLPFLLWDPKSYLAGVLAPLSGIMHGMGLASLVYFGHINLHPAFFRVAVSVILATLLALYWINFDKLKHSCWFMPMLILWFHMRSLQNYFISFVPVAMYIFILWQKGKIRGIKHED
- a CDS encoding 6-pyruvoyl-tetrahydropterin synthase-related protein, which codes for MLYNKEKPYKLFLFYGKRIKVYSKVLLLFLLTSIVLHPFLNSNLPPGVDTPSHLEKIWLVSKSLIEKGQVPFWDPYWYGGYPPFKYYPPLSYWTAGILSFLGFGEVLAYKIFIFLSFFLCGYAVYLLSREIGMGEWSSFFSSFLFLTSYPLFSSISLWGWYPTVCALPFMLFTVYFLKRCVKTENLRYALLAGVCFGLTILTHHLTAYALAIVFIALTLAELLYFERINIFIKALSITLIIGFAISSWWLLPFVEGIGEIGFKRPLEGGWFFTKQFYFKAMFDKNLIGLHVYPSYIGITLLLLGVIGGAFAHYKGSKDALSIFWSFLTLFLVSFGTTTVIYKYIPFSNQLDVARFWFYMVPFLSIIAGYGTFSLYGVLKKFENRKVIVALFAIFLIILIVDHVSAFTKAYTSFKPFVLDKELKDGLEFIKYNEDIKRVWGIGFWNWHAYLIPAYAGKEVTNGWYDEGTKHWKEIQELRLMEWTGNIDLDEFYKINKKLNTTHIAIYDYYPGEHPKLFKNLLEKDERFKKEYENSKMSIFELKR
- a CDS encoding IS481 family transposase, which gives rise to MKGAKLNDKMIRKIIRWKEKGFETSRIAKKVGVTPRRVQQIWKEYRETGEIPKIKRRGRKPKKISKEEIDLVLKAVEEYKGTSAVHLEKYIENKHNIHIPHNRIYTILKEFDLTHKRKKKRKKKPKRFSASKPNEMWQMDFKIVDVDGVRYNLLLIIDDHSRFILHAGIYEEATTDVVISALEECFEKHGTPKKILTDNGTQFVPARGGISRFQKFLMEREILHIKTSIRHPQTIGKVERINREVEYRLDKFNNLKEFVEWHNQIKPHRSLSFKTPYEVYFENTKCNKEVIT